The following coding sequences are from one Streptomyces angustmyceticus window:
- a CDS encoding RNA degradosome polyphosphate kinase gives MNQQPSAQAQAQPETPTPQPPRAAAPSAQPSVGSIAAHRPQAVRGTVPGLEPDLDADPDAYEDEGVVGADGEELPGDRFLDRERSWLAFNERVLELAEDPATPLLERANFLAIFASNLDEFFMVRVAGLKRRIATGVATRSASGLQPREVLDLIWTRSRELMARHAACFQQDVAPELADQGIHLIRWPELTEKEQARLFTLFRQQIFPVLTPLAVDPAHPFPYISGLSLNLAVVVRNPVSGHDHFARVKVPPLLSRFLEASPQRYVPIEDVIAAHLEELFPGMEVRAHHMFRVTRNEDLEVEEDDAENLLQALEKELMRRRFGPPVRLEVEESIDPAVLDLLVQELKISDAEVYPLPGPLDLTGLFGIGALDRPELKYPKFVAGTHRDLAEVESASAPDIFAALRARDVLLHHPYDSFSTSVQAFLEQAAADPDVLAIKQTLYRTSGDSPIVDALIDAAESGKQVLVLVEIKARFDEQANIKWARKLEESGCHVVYGLVGLKTHSKLSLVVRQEGEMLRRYSHVGTGNYHPKTARLYEDLGLLTADPQVGADLSDLFNRLSGYSRRETYRRLLVAPKSLRDGLIQRINKEIASQRAGGPAYVRIKVNSMVDEAVIDALYRASQAGVPVDVWVRGICALRPGVPGLSENVRVRSILGRFLEHSRVFVFGNGGEPEVWLGSADMMHRNLDRRIEALVRVTDPAHRASLNRMLETGMADTTSSWHLGPEGDWTRHAVDADGAPLRNIQEMLIDARRRRRGPAT, from the coding sequence ATGAACCAGCAGCCCAGCGCTCAGGCACAGGCTCAGCCCGAGACGCCGACCCCGCAGCCCCCGCGGGCCGCGGCGCCGTCGGCCCAGCCGTCCGTGGGTTCGATCGCCGCGCACCGCCCGCAGGCGGTCCGGGGCACGGTGCCCGGCCTGGAGCCCGACCTGGACGCCGACCCCGACGCGTACGAGGACGAGGGCGTGGTGGGCGCGGACGGCGAGGAGCTGCCCGGCGACCGGTTCCTGGACCGTGAGCGCAGCTGGCTGGCCTTCAACGAGCGGGTGCTGGAACTGGCCGAGGACCCGGCCACCCCCCTCCTCGAACGGGCGAACTTCCTGGCGATTTTCGCCAGCAACCTCGACGAGTTCTTCATGGTCCGGGTGGCCGGACTCAAGCGACGGATAGCCACCGGCGTCGCCACCCGCTCCGCGTCCGGACTCCAGCCCCGCGAGGTGCTGGACCTGATCTGGACCCGCTCGCGCGAACTCATGGCCCGGCACGCCGCCTGCTTCCAGCAGGACGTCGCCCCCGAGCTGGCCGACCAGGGCATTCACCTGATCCGCTGGCCCGAGCTGACCGAGAAGGAGCAGGCCCGCCTGTTCACCCTCTTCCGGCAGCAGATCTTCCCGGTGCTCACGCCCCTGGCCGTGGACCCGGCGCACCCCTTCCCGTACATCTCCGGCCTCTCGCTGAACCTCGCCGTCGTCGTGCGCAACCCGGTCAGCGGCCACGACCACTTCGCGCGGGTCAAGGTGCCGCCGCTGCTCTCCCGCTTCCTGGAGGCCTCCCCGCAGCGCTACGTCCCCATCGAGGACGTCATCGCCGCCCACCTGGAGGAGCTGTTCCCCGGCATGGAGGTGCGCGCGCACCACATGTTCCGGGTCACCCGCAACGAGGACCTGGAGGTGGAGGAGGACGACGCGGAGAACCTCCTGCAGGCCCTGGAGAAGGAGCTGATGCGGCGGCGCTTCGGGCCGCCGGTGCGCCTGGAGGTCGAGGAGTCCATCGACCCCGCGGTGCTCGACCTGCTCGTCCAGGAGCTGAAGATCTCCGACGCCGAGGTCTACCCGCTGCCCGGCCCGCTGGACCTGACCGGCCTCTTCGGGATCGGCGCGCTGGACCGGCCCGAGCTGAAGTACCCCAAGTTCGTCGCCGGCACCCACCGCGACCTCGCCGAGGTGGAGTCGGCGTCCGCCCCGGACATCTTCGCCGCCCTGCGCGCCCGCGACGTCCTCCTCCACCACCCCTACGACTCCTTCTCCACCTCCGTGCAGGCGTTCCTGGAGCAGGCCGCCGCCGACCCGGACGTGCTCGCGATCAAGCAGACGCTCTACCGCACCTCCGGCGACTCGCCCATCGTGGACGCCCTGATCGACGCCGCGGAGTCCGGCAAGCAGGTCCTCGTCCTCGTCGAGATCAAGGCCCGCTTCGACGAGCAGGCCAACATCAAGTGGGCGCGCAAGCTGGAGGAGTCCGGCTGCCACGTGGTCTACGGCCTGGTCGGCCTGAAGACCCACTCCAAGCTCTCGCTCGTGGTCCGCCAGGAAGGCGAGATGCTGCGCCGCTACTCCCATGTCGGCACCGGCAACTACCACCCCAAGACGGCCCGGCTCTACGAGGACCTCGGCCTGCTGACCGCCGACCCGCAGGTCGGCGCCGACCTCTCGGACCTCTTCAACCGGCTCTCCGGCTACTCCCGCCGCGAGACCTACCGCCGTCTCCTGGTCGCCCCCAAGTCCCTGCGGGACGGCCTGATACAGCGCATCAACAAGGAGATCGCCAGCCAGCGCGCGGGCGGGCCCGCCTACGTCCGCATCAAGGTCAACTCGATGGTCGACGAGGCCGTCATCGACGCGCTCTACCGCGCCTCCCAGGCCGGAGTGCCGGTCGACGTCTGGGTGCGCGGCATCTGCGCGCTGCGCCCGGGAGTACCCGGCCTGAGCGAGAACGTCCGCGTCCGCAGCATCCTCGGCCGCTTCCTGGAGCACTCCCGGGTCTTCGTCTTCGGCAACGGCGGCGAGCCCGAAGTGTGGCTGGGCAGCGCCGACATGATGCACCGCAACCTCGACCGCCGGATCGAGGCGCTGGTGCGGGTCACCGACCCGGCGCACCGCGCCTCCCTCAACCGGATGCTGGAGACGGGGATGGCGGACACCACGTCCTCCTGGCACCTGGGCCCGGAGGGCGACTGGACCCGGCACGCGGTGGACGCGGACGGCGCCCCGCTGCGCAACATTCAGGAAATGCTCATCGACGCCCGGAGGCGCCGGCGTGGCCCAGCGACATGA
- a CDS encoding ABC transporter permease: MTTTAHPGTNGRGTTGDPGGTRERDGRAPLGGLLWLVWRQHRLVLGVLLAAAAAGAVWCAVLRGQTAAFIDAHHIAGCSQISLDPCCDGTQKAVTAFRDTFGPSLRLAETGLVLLPALIGLFLGAPLIARELEAGTHKLVLTQSVGPLRWLAAKTGLPALAVAGAATALSLVYTWLWQVAGDEVSGFYWYSTLGFHALGPVPVAYALLALAVGVLAGLLLRRTVLSMGVTLGVVVAVQVVLAQLRPYLLPAVTTEFPKDRPAQVPDDSWLVGQGHYTRSGARLSDSPCDAAAGYEDCLRQHGVVGQYMDHHPASHHWPLAWIEAGIVLALTAALTVIAFRVMRRRHG, translated from the coding sequence ATGACCACCACGGCACACCCCGGTACGAACGGGCGCGGCACGACGGGCGACCCGGGCGGAACCCGGGAGAGGGACGGCCGCGCGCCGCTGGGCGGGCTCCTCTGGCTGGTGTGGCGCCAGCACCGCCTGGTCCTCGGCGTGCTGCTGGCCGCGGCGGCCGCCGGCGCGGTCTGGTGCGCGGTGCTGCGCGGCCAGACGGCCGCCTTCATCGACGCCCACCACATCGCCGGCTGCTCGCAGATCTCCCTCGATCCGTGCTGCGACGGCACCCAGAAGGCGGTCACCGCCTTCCGCGACACCTTCGGCCCGTCCCTGCGGCTGGCCGAAACGGGCCTGGTGCTGCTGCCCGCGCTCATCGGGCTGTTCCTCGGCGCCCCGCTGATCGCCCGCGAGCTGGAGGCCGGCACCCACAAGCTGGTCCTGACCCAGTCGGTGGGCCCGCTGCGCTGGCTGGCCGCGAAGACCGGGCTGCCCGCGCTGGCCGTGGCCGGCGCCGCCACGGCGCTCTCGCTGGTCTACACCTGGCTCTGGCAGGTCGCCGGCGACGAGGTCTCCGGCTTCTACTGGTACTCCACCCTCGGCTTCCACGCCCTCGGCCCCGTCCCGGTCGCCTACGCCCTGCTGGCCCTGGCGGTCGGCGTACTGGCCGGTCTGCTGCTGCGCCGTACGGTGCTGTCGATGGGCGTGACCCTCGGCGTCGTGGTGGCGGTGCAGGTCGTGCTGGCCCAGCTCAGGCCGTACCTGCTGCCGGCCGTGACCACCGAGTTCCCCAAGGACCGGCCGGCCCAGGTGCCGGACGACTCGTGGCTGGTGGGGCAGGGGCACTACACCCGCTCCGGCGCCCGGCTGTCCGACTCCCCGTGCGACGCCGCCGCCGGCTACGAGGACTGTCTGCGGCAGCACGGTGTCGTCGGCCAGTACATGGACCACCACCCGGCCTCGCACCACTGGCCGCTGGCGTGGATCGAGGCGGGGATCGTGCTGGCGCTCACGGCGGCGCTGACCGTGATCGCCTTCCGGGTGATGCGGCGCCGGCACGGCTGA
- a CDS encoding ATP-binding cassette domain-containing protein — translation MATDQVTGRASGRTAVEAIGLGRRHRLRWALRDCTFRLPAGRICALVGPGGAGKSTLLSLVSGLTRPSEGTVRVGGAAPATAANRARTAHLTQGTPLYPRLTVAETLRLGRALNPGRWNARCAERIVREGRVPLGVRAGALSGGQRTLLGLALAFATSPELLLLDEPLAGLDPIARHRTTALLLAQAAELGTTVVLSSDLLAELDGVCDYLLVLGGGRIRLAGEVDDLIGAHALVMGEHRGAALPGAIAAHTVIDTQTSGRRFTTVVRRLGTVAAGPWETAEPSLEELLLAYLRAPDAPALIAPSAEPVPARWHRRPGNKPGIPGMPRNGPPGPGSRPGGRDGPPGGAAGTAHDHHSGKGAAA, via the coding sequence ATGGCTACGGACCAGGTGACCGGCCGCGCCTCGGGGCGCACCGCCGTCGAGGCGATCGGCCTCGGCAGGCGCCACCGCCTGCGCTGGGCCCTGCGCGACTGCACCTTCCGGCTGCCGGCCGGCCGCATCTGCGCACTGGTCGGCCCCGGCGGCGCCGGAAAGAGCACCCTGCTCTCGCTCGTCTCCGGCCTGACCCGCCCCAGCGAGGGGACCGTACGGGTCGGCGGCGCGGCCCCGGCCACCGCCGCGAACCGCGCCCGCACCGCCCACCTCACCCAGGGCACGCCCCTCTACCCCCGGCTGACGGTCGCCGAGACGCTGCGGCTGGGCCGCGCGCTCAACCCCGGCCGCTGGAACGCGCGGTGCGCCGAGCGGATCGTCCGGGAGGGCCGGGTGCCCCTCGGCGTCCGGGCCGGCGCCCTCTCCGGCGGACAGCGCACCCTCCTCGGTCTCGCCCTCGCCTTCGCCACGAGCCCCGAACTCCTGCTGCTCGACGAGCCGCTGGCCGGTCTCGACCCGATCGCCCGGCACCGCACGACCGCGCTGCTGCTGGCCCAGGCCGCAGAGCTGGGCACGACCGTCGTGCTGTCCTCGGACCTGCTCGCCGAGCTGGACGGGGTCTGCGACTACCTGCTGGTGCTGGGCGGCGGCCGGATCCGGCTCGCGGGCGAGGTCGACGACCTCATCGGCGCGCACGCCCTGGTGATGGGGGAGCACCGGGGCGCGGCGCTGCCGGGCGCGATCGCGGCCCACACGGTCATCGACACCCAGACGTCGGGGCGCCGCTTCACCACGGTCGTACGGCGCCTGGGCACGGTCGCCGCCGGGCCCTGGGAGACGGCCGAACCGTCCCTGGAGGAACTTCTGCTCGCCTATCTGCGCGCGCCCGACGCGCCCGCACTGATAGCGCCGAGCGCGGAGCCGGTCCCGGCGCGGTGGCACCGCCGGCCCGGCAACAAGCCGGGCATCCCCGGCATGCCGCGCAACGGACCGCCCGGCCCGGGGAGCCGTCCGGGCGGCCGGGACGGCCCGCCGGGCGGCGCGGCGGGCACAGCGCACGACCACCACAGCGGCAAGGGAGCGGCGGCATGA
- a CDS encoding GNAT family N-acetyltransferase, giving the protein MPTPSAPVTPPLPYTPRYPIRTERLDLRPVTPDDLPAIHAYQRRPEVCRYLYWGPLDEAGSRASVAAKAARTTLREPGDLLQLAVVVRESGTLVGDVTFVWRSSEHRQGGIGYVFHPDHAGHGYATEASRALLKLGFEELHLHRVQAELDGRNTASARLLERLGMRREGHLRENEFLDGEWSDEVVYAMLAREWRARQDERARQR; this is encoded by the coding sequence GTGCCCACCCCCTCCGCACCCGTGACGCCGCCGCTGCCGTACACCCCCCGCTACCCGATACGCACCGAACGCCTGGATCTGCGCCCCGTCACCCCCGACGACCTCCCCGCGATCCACGCCTACCAGCGCCGCCCCGAGGTCTGCCGCTACCTCTACTGGGGCCCCCTCGACGAAGCCGGCTCCCGGGCCTCGGTCGCCGCCAAGGCCGCCCGCACCACGCTGCGCGAGCCCGGCGACCTCCTCCAGCTCGCCGTCGTCGTCCGCGAGAGCGGCACCCTGGTCGGCGACGTCACCTTCGTCTGGCGCAGCAGCGAGCACCGCCAGGGCGGCATCGGCTACGTCTTCCACCCCGACCACGCCGGCCACGGCTACGCCACCGAGGCGAGCCGGGCGCTGCTGAAACTGGGCTTCGAGGAGCTGCACCTGCACCGCGTCCAGGCCGAGTTGGACGGCCGCAACACCGCCTCGGCCCGGCTGCTCGAACGCCTGGGGATGCGCCGGGAGGGCCACCTGCGGGAGAACGAGTTCCTCGACGGGGAGTGGAGCGACGAGGTCGTCTACGCGATGCTGGCGCGCGAATGGCGGGCGCGGCAGGACGAGCGCGCCCGGCAGCGGTGA
- the mshD gene encoding mycothiol synthase: MTDAAQEMGRAGRRIQVVDELAPEEAAAVAGLIERAARTDGQPAVSEQGRLQLRGGVRPGVRHVLLYSRGDEAEELVAYGQLEDTDPVEAPAAELVVHPGHRGRGHGRALGGELLEQSGRRLRVWAHGGHPAARHLAQTLGLTMFRELRQMRRSLTDLELPEPVLPEGVSVRTFQPGTDDAAWLEVNAAAFAHHPEQGSLIQRDLDDRKGEAWFDPKGFFLAEKDGRLVGFHWTKVHADDGLGEVYVLGVRPGAQGGGLGKALTTVGLRHLAGQGLPTAMLYVDADNAAAVSVYERMGFATHETDLMYRSET; encoded by the coding sequence ATGACTGACGCTGCACAGGAGATGGGCCGGGCCGGCCGCAGGATCCAGGTGGTCGACGAGCTCGCGCCGGAGGAGGCGGCGGCCGTCGCCGGGCTGATCGAGCGGGCCGCCCGTACGGACGGGCAGCCCGCCGTGTCCGAGCAGGGGCGGCTGCAGCTGCGCGGGGGCGTGCGCCCGGGCGTGCGCCATGTGCTGCTGTACTCGCGCGGCGACGAGGCCGAGGAGCTGGTCGCGTACGGGCAGCTGGAGGACACCGACCCGGTGGAGGCGCCGGCCGCCGAGCTGGTGGTGCACCCGGGCCACCGCGGCCGCGGGCACGGCCGGGCGCTGGGCGGCGAGCTGCTGGAGCAGTCCGGGCGCCGGCTGCGGGTCTGGGCCCACGGCGGGCATCCGGCCGCGCGGCACCTCGCCCAGACCCTCGGGCTGACGATGTTCCGGGAGCTGCGCCAGATGCGGCGCTCGCTGACGGACCTGGAGCTGCCGGAGCCGGTGCTCCCCGAGGGGGTGTCCGTGCGCACCTTCCAGCCGGGCACCGACGACGCGGCCTGGCTGGAGGTGAACGCGGCGGCCTTCGCCCACCACCCGGAGCAGGGGTCGCTGATCCAGCGCGATCTGGACGACCGCAAGGGCGAGGCGTGGTTCGACCCGAAGGGTTTCTTCCTGGCGGAGAAGGACGGCCGGCTGGTCGGCTTCCACTGGACCAAGGTGCACGCCGACGACGGCCTCGGTGAGGTCTATGTGCTCGGGGTGCGGCCGGGCGCCCAGGGCGGCGGCCTGGGCAAGGCGCTGACGACGGTCGGGCTGCGGCACCTCGCGGGCCAGGGACTGCCGACGGCGATGCTCTACGTCGACGCGGACAACGCGGCGGCGGTGAGCGTGTACGAGCGCATGGGGTTCGCCACGCACGAGACGGATCTGATGTACCGCTCGGAGACGTGA
- a CDS encoding bifunctional metallophosphatase/5'-nucleotidase produces MPATPQRGRTARRLTIGAAVLAAAGLTAAAVPAGADTGHAARTGRTVDVQLLSFNDFHGNLEPPQGSSGTVEEAQPDGTKKTVPAGGVEYLAQSLRTARKGHPYSVTAAAGDLVGASPLLSGLFHDEPTVEAMNKLGLDVTSVGNHEFDEGRTELTRLQKGGCHPKDGCYEKGRKFRGADFPYLTANVTDEKTGKPLLKPYTVWRHKGVKIGFIGVTLEGTPDIVNADGIKGLKFHDEVATINKYAKVLNKQGVKSIVALIHEGGMPASTSYNYHCDSPGPGDGISGPITDIAKHVTSKVDALVTGHTHQAYACTIPDPSGRPRTVTSAASYGKLYTDTTLTYDRRTRDIVRTSVKAPGAANHVVDRAQPKAADMTSLITRWNKLAAPVAGRPVGHISADIAGRGATTPESPLGDVISDAQLEATAADGKGGAQLALMNPGGVRSDLAFTASGSEGDGVVTYGEAFTVQPFTNMMNVVDLTGAQLLTALQQQVSGPNEASPKILQVSKGLTYTLDMTKKGADRVVKDSVKLNGTALDPAKTYRVAMNEFLAGGGDGFAAFKNGTDKYVGPSDLDAFTAYLTAHSSATNPLTPPKADRITVVK; encoded by the coding sequence ATGCCAGCGACACCGCAACGGGGCCGCACCGCAAGACGTTTGACGATCGGCGCCGCCGTACTGGCCGCCGCCGGGCTCACCGCCGCCGCTGTGCCGGCCGGCGCCGACACCGGCCACGCCGCCCGGACCGGCCGCACCGTCGATGTGCAGCTGCTCTCCTTCAACGACTTCCACGGCAATCTCGAACCGCCGCAGGGCTCCTCCGGCACGGTCGAGGAGGCCCAGCCGGACGGCACGAAGAAGACCGTCCCCGCGGGCGGCGTGGAGTACCTCGCGCAGTCCCTGCGCACGGCCCGCAAGGGTCACCCCTACTCGGTCACCGCCGCGGCCGGCGACCTGGTCGGCGCCAGCCCGCTGCTGTCCGGGCTGTTCCACGACGAGCCGACCGTCGAGGCCATGAACAAGCTGGGTCTGGACGTCACCTCGGTCGGCAACCACGAATTCGACGAGGGCCGCACCGAGTTGACCCGCCTGCAGAAGGGCGGCTGCCACCCGAAGGACGGCTGCTACGAGAAGGGCAGGAAGTTCCGGGGCGCGGACTTCCCCTACCTCACCGCCAACGTCACGGACGAGAAGACCGGCAAGCCGCTGCTCAAGCCGTACACCGTCTGGCGGCACAAGGGCGTCAAGATCGGCTTCATCGGGGTGACCCTGGAGGGCACCCCGGACATCGTCAACGCCGACGGCATCAAGGGCCTGAAGTTCCACGACGAGGTCGCCACGATCAACAAGTACGCCAAGGTGCTGAACAAGCAGGGCGTGAAGTCGATCGTCGCGCTCATCCACGAGGGCGGCATGCCCGCCTCCACCTCGTACAACTACCACTGCGACAGCCCCGGCCCCGGCGACGGCATCTCCGGCCCGATCACCGACATCGCCAAGCACGTCACCTCCAAGGTCGACGCGCTGGTCACCGGCCATACCCACCAGGCGTACGCCTGCACCATCCCGGACCCCTCCGGCCGGCCGCGCACCGTCACCTCCGCCGCGTCCTACGGCAAGCTCTACACCGACACCACGCTGACCTACGACCGCCGCACCCGTGACATCGTGCGGACCAGCGTCAAGGCCCCCGGCGCGGCCAACCACGTCGTCGACCGCGCCCAGCCCAAGGCCGCGGACATGACGTCGCTGATCACCCGCTGGAACAAGCTGGCCGCGCCGGTCGCCGGCCGCCCCGTCGGCCACATCTCCGCCGACATCGCGGGCCGCGGCGCCACCACCCCCGAGTCACCGCTCGGCGACGTCATCTCCGACGCCCAGCTGGAGGCCACCGCGGCCGACGGCAAGGGCGGCGCCCAGCTCGCCCTGATGAACCCCGGCGGGGTGCGCTCCGACCTCGCCTTCACGGCGTCCGGCTCGGAGGGCGACGGGGTCGTCACCTACGGGGAGGCGTTCACCGTCCAGCCCTTCACCAACATGATGAACGTCGTCGACCTCACCGGTGCCCAGCTGCTCACCGCACTCCAGCAGCAGGTCAGCGGCCCCAACGAGGCATCCCCCAAGATCCTCCAGGTCTCGAAGGGCCTCACCTACACCCTCGACATGACCAAGAAGGGCGCCGACCGCGTCGTCAAGGACTCCGTGAAGCTCAACGGCACGGCCCTCGACCCGGCCAAGACCTACCGCGTCGCGATGAACGAGTTCCTGGCCGGCGGCGGCGACGGCTTCGCCGCCTTCAAGAACGGCACCGACAAGTACGTCGGCCCCTCCGACCTCGACGCCTTCACCGCCTACCTCACCGCCCACTCCTCGGCGACCAACCCCCTCACCCCGCCCAAGGCGGACCGGATCACGGTCGTGAAGTAA
- a CDS encoding aminoglycoside phosphotransferase family protein, with protein sequence MLPRVDTDDEWDAIVPDEAVMRPGAAALCDRLGLRAGPLIRFPAGSQPVYAVGDRYVLKLFPASAATDGLVEARVLAHLQGQLPVPTPYLHDAGACENGWRYVLMSRLRGTDLAVAWPRIPPAERDRIATEAGETLAALHARDTAPLADVLGPGDWDAFTGRQRGTAVARQRAHGLPEPWLEQIPGFLDAAPPAAPGPAVLLHTEFMRQHLTVDEHDDWRLTGLLDFEPAMIGSRAYDFVAVGLFVSRGDPRLLTRVLRAYGETFAPATLLAHTLLHRYSNLPWYLRELPAPPRPTLDSLAETWFGTG encoded by the coding sequence ATGCTGCCTCGTGTGGACACGGACGACGAGTGGGACGCGATCGTCCCCGACGAAGCGGTGATGCGGCCGGGCGCCGCCGCGCTCTGCGACCGGCTCGGTCTGCGCGCGGGCCCCCTGATCCGCTTTCCCGCCGGCTCCCAGCCCGTCTACGCCGTCGGGGACCGCTACGTCCTCAAGCTCTTCCCGGCCTCCGCCGCGACCGACGGCCTGGTTGAGGCCCGGGTGCTCGCCCATCTGCAGGGCCAACTCCCCGTCCCCACCCCGTACCTCCACGACGCCGGTGCCTGCGAGAACGGCTGGCGCTACGTCCTGATGTCCCGGCTGCGCGGCACCGATCTCGCCGTCGCCTGGCCGCGGATACCCCCGGCCGAGCGGGACCGGATCGCCACCGAGGCGGGGGAGACCCTGGCCGCCCTGCACGCCCGGGACACCGCACCGCTCGCCGACGTGCTCGGCCCCGGCGACTGGGACGCCTTCACCGGCCGGCAGCGCGGCACGGCGGTCGCCCGGCAGCGCGCCCACGGCCTGCCCGAACCCTGGCTGGAGCAGATCCCCGGCTTCCTCGACGCCGCGCCCCCGGCCGCCCCCGGGCCCGCCGTCCTCCTCCACACCGAGTTCATGCGCCAGCATCTGACCGTCGACGAGCACGACGACTGGCGGCTCACCGGCCTCCTCGACTTCGAACCCGCCATGATCGGCTCCCGCGCCTACGACTTCGTCGCCGTCGGCCTCTTCGTCTCCCGCGGCGACCCCCGCCTCCTCACCCGCGTCCTCCGCGCCTACGGTGAGACCTTCGCCCCCGCCACCCTCCTCGCCCACACCCTGCTGCACCGCTACAGCAACCTGCCCTGGTACCTCCGCGAACTGCCCGCCCCGCCCCGACCGACCCTGGACTCCCTCGCGGAGACGTGGTTCGGGACGGGGTGA
- a CDS encoding NAD(P)H-binding protein has product MTSPQDRPLIVVSGATGNIGRSLVGRLLADGAAVRALTRDPARAGLPAAAETVRADLTGTGDLAPLLAGADALFLNLAAGGDAAAVAVLDAAVRAGVRRVVLNSSMAVTGTPADDTHFIARLHAGLERAVRDSGLEWTVVRGGNYATNALAWAPSIRAAGVVREAHPGAQSVPVHEADLADVAAVALLDRTGTHLGRAYVVTGPERMTLAQQVAAIGRATGREIRVEQISEEEAAEAMVGRYLTKEAARELVRMFGATVDAPPFPVSDAVEQVTGRPARTFARWAEDHAADFT; this is encoded by the coding sequence ATGACATCGCCACAAGACCGCCCCCTGATCGTGGTGTCCGGGGCAACAGGCAACATCGGCCGCAGCCTTGTCGGCCGGCTCCTCGCCGACGGCGCCGCGGTGCGCGCGCTGACCCGCGACCCGGCGCGCGCCGGGCTGCCGGCCGCGGCCGAGACGGTCCGCGCCGACCTCACCGGCACCGGCGACCTCGCCCCGCTGCTGGCCGGAGCCGACGCCCTGTTCCTCAATCTCGCGGCCGGCGGCGACGCCGCCGCGGTCGCGGTGCTCGACGCCGCCGTCCGGGCCGGGGTCCGCCGGGTGGTGCTCAACTCCTCGATGGCGGTGACCGGTACCCCGGCCGACGACACCCACTTCATCGCCCGGCTGCACGCCGGACTGGAGCGCGCGGTGCGCGACTCCGGCCTGGAGTGGACCGTCGTCCGCGGCGGCAACTACGCCACCAACGCCCTGGCCTGGGCCCCCTCCATCCGCGCGGCCGGTGTGGTGCGCGAGGCGCACCCGGGCGCCCAGAGCGTCCCCGTCCACGAGGCCGACCTCGCCGACGTCGCGGCCGTCGCCCTCCTGGACCGCACCGGCACGCACCTCGGCAGGGCGTACGTCGTCACCGGCCCCGAGCGGATGACCCTCGCCCAGCAGGTCGCCGCGATCGGACGCGCGACCGGCCGGGAGATCAGGGTCGAGCAGATCTCCGAGGAGGAGGCGGCCGAGGCGATGGTGGGGCGGTACCTGACCAAGGAGGCCGCACGGGAACTGGTCCGGATGTTCGGCGCCACCGTCGACGCCCCGCCCTTCCCCGTCTCGGACGCCGTCGAACAGGTCACCGGCCGCCCGGCCCGCACCTTCGCCCGGTGGGCCGAGGACCACGCCGCCGACTTCACCTGA